From Triticum aestivum cultivar Chinese Spring chromosome 7B, IWGSC CS RefSeq v2.1, whole genome shotgun sequence:
ACAACAGTGACTCGTTTTCAtgttcatcgtcagactcggggatTTCTCAGGCAAAGCTTGCTCACCTGGATTTCTATGAGGATCATCGAGTAGGAGTAGGCGAAGGCGATGTCACCGAGCGCCTGGAACGCGAGCCAGATCTTCTGGGCCGAATCGACGTCCACTCCAACCTCGGTGCCGGTCAGGGTGGCCTTGCCGGTTGGACCTGATACGGTCTGCGCCAGGGAGAGGCCGACGGCGATGGAGGCGTAGGTGAACGACATGACCGCCGCGAGGATGGAGAGCCACCACAGGTCGTGGAAGTTGGGGACCTGGGAAAAGAAGATCTGGACGACCCCGAACACCACCATGTACATGGAGTCGTACACGCCGCAGTCGGCCGCCCGGCCGTTCTTGTGGAAGCAGTTGGCCTTGTTTATAGCACTGTTGTTGGTGGATCATCCAGTCAGAAGCCAAAACACAGAATCTCGAGACATTGAAAACTTTGTCAGATGATGAATCGACTTACGCCGCGCTGATGGACGCCGTGATCGTGTACCCGATTGCAGTTCCGACCAAGTTGACGTACTGAAAAACACCACAGGCCCACACTTGCGGCCGACCTGCATTCACAAAGGAGTACACCAACATGGTTAGTCCTGACGTCTCCAAATTTGGATTCAGAAAGAAGTTCCTCGGTGGTCAGTTGGGTTACATGAGGCATGAGACTTACTCAAGTAGGATGCGACGGCGTCCATGTAGGTGTAGTTTCTCTTCCCGGTGAGCGCATCGCCGGTGCGGTAGCAGTCGGCGAGGAGCCCGGAGGTGTAGAAGGTGATTGCTGCGAAGAGCATCAGGGTGACCGGCCCGACGACCCAGCCCAGCTGCGCCGTCGCCCAGGCGAGGGACAGCACGCCGGAGCCGATGACGGCCGTGATGATGTGCGCGCTCGCTGTCCATACCGTGCCTGCTCAACGAATCGCACAAGATTGTCAGTCAGTTCTTGGAAAGCAGCTTGAAAAGTTTTAGTGCTGTTCCGTTGTTGTAATTGCTGCTGAAACTTTACGGTTTCAATTTAAACACTCCGCATTTTGATAACATGTACGACAAACAAAAATCTACCAAAGTTCAGAAGGAAAAATATAACGATGATTTGCACTACAGACTACAGAGTAATGTACTCTAGCAGTGTGGAAATGCAGTTAGAAGTCATGGAAAATTCATAATAATGTATACATTTTTGCAAGATGCATGAACCTAACAATTTTGACCCAAATTGTGCCAGTTGTGTGTGCTTTATGAAGAAAATAGTATGATAGTCTCAAACATATTGCAACCGTATGTAACTTGCTTTCTAAACAGCGCACAAATGGGCATAATTTTAGCCGAAATTTGCATGTTTATGCTTCATCTAGTAATTTGCGTGCTCAACATTTTCTGGCGAATTCACTAACAAAACATTATCTTGGGATGAGTAATTCTCAAGACATAGAGGTGGACAAACTCTTGCAGGATATCACAAACACACCAACATTTCCATGAACCTATTGTGATCGGGGCACGAGACAGGCATGAGGCTACTATGGTTGTAACCCCAGGCCTAGGATCAAATTTATGCACAGATCTCTTAGAAATATCACGAAACTATTAGTAAATGCTATTAAATTGTGCAGCCCTCGTCATAGCCTGGCCATGGGCCATGCCTACGCCTCGACAGAAAAATCATTCACTTGCGTGTGGATCAAACAGAGAACATAAATAAAGGGTCCAATTAGTAACATAATGTGATACTCATATCTATGAAAAAGCTTCAAATATTGCTAATACTTGCATATTAGCGACGGGCCTTTTGGATGAATACATATCTATCCAAACCACTAGTAAACAAAATTACAAAAAAGTAATATTTTTCGCATGGTAAGTATGAATACTATTTCTGTATATTGGTGTATTAAGTTTAGAAAAAATAATTCCACCAACATCCTTGATTTAGTTTCGAGTAATAAACAAATAAACCTTAATTAAAACTGCAACTAGTCTAAAAATAGAAACAACCCTTCAACGGAAGAGTACAGCTTCttttttttttgccaaaaaaatTGCAAGTTCAGAGTTGAACTTAATTGAACAAGTCAAACGATTCTATTTGCTCACAATCACAAGGTCTTAAAAGAACAAATGAGGTGACATGTGTATATCTTTAACCCATGTCTGTCTACATTTTCAAAAGGTCTAACTTTTCAAGGTTATCTTGTTAATATCAAAAGGAAATCCTGACCTTGAGAAGAATAAAAAATACTTAGGGCTCCTTTCGTTCACAAGGTTGTGTAACACAAGCAATAGATATGTAGAATTGCAGTTCCGTGCCATTTTGTATCATACATGGTTAAAAGGATGTTTGATTGATCAATGCAAAAACAGGATAACCTTTCTAAGTTGTTGGAGTCAATAAAATACTATGGAATgtcatgcaaaataatgattttaAAAGATGAGTTTCAATGGTATAAATAAAACAACCCAAGGATTACACTTCGAAATTCCTTTAAATTGGAGATGCATGTAGGGGAACCCTCAcattatactactactactactactacctagagaaaaattgtgtgtaCTTTGCGCTATAATTTTACGCTTTTCCATTTTTAATTCTACTACTTCTGTCATGGTTTATTGGTCCCTTTCGTATTTTGTGTTGaattttgacctttgatttaactaacaaaatgttaatgcatgtaaccaaaaatactatcattgaaaactatgttcaaatatgaatccgacgatgtataatttttgatgacatgcattattattttcttagttaaatttatggttaaaatttggcacaaaatattaaaggggccaataaaccaggacggaggtagtacatgatAAAAAGATGAATGGCATCCTAGTACATAGAACCGATATCTCATACCACATCACACGTTGAAATAAACCACTAAACCATGGAGAGAACAAATGTGAACACAAGGCCTCATGAATGTCCCTTGATGACCTGAACGGCCCCATGATCTACGTTTGCTTTCGGCCGGCCAACTCCAGGATACGATATTGACTCCTTTTTTTTTTCCTCAACATGGTAACTAGGAGGAGAGGATATTGACTTAGCTTAGCTAGGAACTAGGAAGAGGCCATACATTTGCGGGGCCGCGTAGAGGCGAGCGCCCGAAGGTCAGAGACGGCTGCCCTACGGCGCATCGCATCGGTGAGCTCATCCGCGCAGACCCCGCGGGCCTCTCGGCCGGCCATACCGTATCTCTGACGAGCTTCTCGAGTCAAACGACGAAAGCAAGGCCATCTTTTTCCCGCTCCTAGTCCTAGTCCTAGTCCATGGCATGCTTGCCCATAGGAGTAGTGTATCTGCTGCGTTGAAGGCATCGAAAGGATATGATCCGCAGCTCCATGCCTAGGCCGTACGACGTGCTTCCAAACGTCATGGGTCAGATTTTGCGTCAAAATAGAAAAGTTCATATCGGCTCTGTGTGTTGCTCGCATGGTATGGTGTGCGTGCAAGTAATATTATTTCCATTCCCGTAGAATTGTCCAAGGGAATTGACTGAAAGGGAAACTTGACCCGTGAGATACTGATACGGCTTGGCTCTGTCAAGCGCCCAGTATATCGCGTCAGGGGAACAGATTCTGCCGGGTAAGAAACCACACCAACGAGGGGCTTTCATCGAGTTGGTGAGATTGACAGGTTAGCACGCAGAATGAACAATCAGGAGTCATTCAGTCTGACCGTCGACGCCGTTGGCTTGAGCGTTCAGGGGCAGCGCTATCCTGGGTCCTGGCCTACCAGCATCTCTTCTCTGTCAAAAAGGCTAGCTAGGGTGGATGCTAATTTCCTTCCAACACGTGCTGGTCAAGGAATCTGTAAAGTAGCGGTAACGCACGCGCATGTAGGTCAGTCAGTCAGAGATGCGCGCCTGTAATTCCATATGGACCACGAGCATCCACGCTACCCTCCCCGCCCACACGATGACAAGGGCAAAGAGCCGACGTTTCTCCCCAGTAAATTGATTAGCTAGCGCTATTACGGTAAGACACGCTGCTGTGTTGCGGGAACGGAACCGGTGCACAGCTGTTCACCGTGCATAGAAGCAGCAGCACTACTGCAGTAGAGGCGATAGTATAGTCATGCACAGTGAACAGGTGTGCCGTTTCCCTCCAATGCGACCCCGTTGGACCCACATGCGACCCATGCTTGCGACCATGTGAGCACTCGTCTTTGCTTGATGAGCTAATAATTGGTCTCAAAATATTGGTATCGAGACAAATCTAGCTCCAACGTGCACGTCAGATGATATGCTCACTTGTTCATTTTTCTTTTCATTATTTTTCCTCTCTATCTGATTCTGATCTGGTGTAGTCACAAGCCTCCGATCGATTTGGAACGAAACCAAAGAGACCGAAGAGACGCGACAACCGTCCAACCCTTGCGAGCAGCAGGACTAGTGACCGTACGTAAACACGTTTGACCGATCCAGCCCAGGGCCCCATGGGCATGGCGTGCGAGCATGATAGTTTCTTCCGCCCACCGCGAAAACAAACAAGAAAACAGCTAAACTTTCCGGTGGTTTCTCTCCGCCTTCCGCCTTTGCTGAACACAAGCGGAGAGTAGCCTCGCGTCGCGTGCGGTCCCCCCACAGCGGGAGGCAAATCCGCACCCGAACTCCGTAGTGCCAACACAGACAGCGCAGCACATGTTTCCCAGCTCGGCAGCGGCGACTGACGGCGGCCGCCGCCGCACGACCGTGGGTCCAACGTGGCGATGGCACAAGCACAGAAAAGCGAccgcgccggccggccggccggccggcggtaGTGTTTTGGCGTCAAGAAAAGCTAGCTGAAGCGGACACGCACGTGATAATTAAGCGTGCAAGCCCTTGCGCAATTTTGCAGCGACGCGAGTTGAAGGAAGTGAGTAGCTGAGCTGAGCATCGTGCTGCTTACCTGTTCGCCGCTGCTTGCCGTCGTCGTccacgtcgacgtcgccgccctgcgccgggggaggggggtagtaggcctcgccggcgacggcgccgttgcTGCCGTTCCGCGCCGCCATCTCCACGTCCTTGGTCATCTCTCCGTCAGTGCAGTGCTGTGATcgtccctctcccccttcctccctCTAGCTGTGCTGTGTCTCTGGCTGGGAGGATGGGTAGGTGGTGTGGCTGTGCAGAACGAGTGAATGACAATCAGAGAGAAGAGCCTACCCTATATATATACAGGCGGTGAGGAGCACGGCCGTGCACGCGCGTATGCTATCCTAACATTTATTCCccttttttgtttatttgttcacaTCGTAAAACACTGGAAATGAACGTACGCCTTTCCACTGTCGTTTCGGGGTTCCAACAAAGCTGCCAACTTACATGGGAGAGGTCAAACATGGTGTTTTAGATTGGGTTggtgtagtagtactagtagtagtatacTTCAACCAACCAATAAAGCAGATCCCCTTAATCAAGCTATTCAATCCTAATAAATGTAAATTTGCTTATTTAATAAAAAAATTGCGGGTGAATCAAAATTTGAgattctaagagcatctacaacctaATCCGCCCCCCTAAACATCCATGGGCGCGTCCGAGCGCATGCTCGGACAGCGTCAGACGGCTCCTCATTTATCCTCTGGGACAACCACACCCAAATGCAAATTCATGTGCGTCCATCATATAGCACAAATTCATCGTCAATTCAATCATGCAACAAAGCAAACTCGAGCACAATTCAACAATTCCACATATGCCAAAAAAAGTACGACAATTCATAAATATGTGATACGATAATGAATCATTCGCATTCGCACGTTGATCTGCTTCTTCTTCACCTCAAGCCACTTCTTGCCTTCCAGTCAAAGAGGGAAGCGTCGGCCAACACGATCCTCGCCCCCGTGTCCCGGGCTAGCTGCAGCCCCTCTTTCTTGAGCTCAATTAACGCAAAAGTCTTTGCCTTCTCGAGCTCCCATTTGACATACGGCTCATGCAACTCCAAGTCAATCCTCTCCTTCCAAAGCAGCAATTTTTTGTTCACCCTTTCCCCTCATAATCCATCCTCTCTTTTTGTGCATATAGAGTCAATGCTTGTGGTCAAAAAAGCTTCACACAACAAAACATCCTCCCTGGATGAGAATACTAGACCTCTTCACATGGGTGTGTTCTTCTTTTTCTGGTTATGACTGGCCGATATTTGCTTAATACTCCCtttataaactaatataagagcgtttagtgatctaaacgctcttatattagcaGAGGGAATATCATACATGGGAGAGTTGATATCCCCAACGTCATAATGCAAGACTCTTGACCGTCATCGATCATGCCCGTCATGATAGCCTCCTAAAATGGTCATGATCACTAATGATGTATGCAACAAAACCATTTTATGGCATATGCATCACTAAATTAATTCAATGACATATGTATCCCTAAATTGGTTCAATGGCGTACGGAAAAAGGGGGACGGATAAATGCAAAGAGGGGCAAAAATTGCATTGTGTCCTGCTCCGCTATTTAACCAAATAGGACTAGGGCAGACTCAGATTTGGCGGTTCCTGGAGCTGTCCCCGCTTGTTAGAGTTGCGGTGAGTCGTACACCATCTCGAACGCCTCCAGTTGCGTCCAGCCATCCAATCCCCGAAAAATCGTCCGTCCGAACGGAGTCGGtcgcgaccggggggggggggggtggcaccTTCCTTCTCAGCGGCAGAAAGGACGCGAACTGGGTCGCGACCGGAGCGGACACGTCCATGTCGGCGACGATCACTGCTTGCTCTCTCATAAGAGTGGTTGGGTAACCCCCAAGTGTAAGGGTGAAATAACCTAGCAATAAGTATTTACCTTAGTAGAGAACTAAGGTTTATCGAACCATAAGGAATTCTTCCAGCAAACAAAGCCATCGGTACTTGCACACCAAACACAAGAGAAACTTGTCCCCAACACATCAAGAAGGTTGTCAAGCTTCTTGTCTTGTTAGCTACAAGATTAAATTGCACTGTATGGTAGGAACTAGATAAAATAAAAGAAATGGTACATCAAGGAAGCGATATTTTTGGTAAAGTTTTCAGTATAGGAAAATAGACccctggggccataggttcactagtggcatccCTCCAAGCATACAACTGCGGTGTGGTGAATAAATTACAGTTGGTTAGTGATTAAAGTGCAACATTCATATTTCTAACTATGATCATTCTTCATGGAATAATCTCATATCGGCATTACGTCTGTATAGATCATTATCCAACTTGATCTACAACTTGATCATTATCcagactgctatccaacatgcatcttgaAGTATTAAGTTCATAGCAAACAGAGCATTGTAATAAGCATGATGATATAATAGACAGTAAAACTATCATCCAAGTATGATAAAGAAAcaatcattttatccttagtggaaataatacaatacgtgtcttgtccctttgTGTCACTGGAGTATGGGTCACCGCAAGATATGACCCACTACAATGCGCAACTCCCACGGAAGAAGTACCCATCAAACTTGGCCAAAAAAATAGATTGGAGAGCATACAAAACTATTCAAATATACATCAAAGAAACTTCAAAAGATTCAATTGATAGATGGAGAGGCAA
This genomic window contains:
- the LOC123159805 gene encoding amino acid permease 3 produces the protein MTKDVEMAARNGSNGAVAGEAYYPPPPAQGGDVDVDDDGKQRRTGTVWTASAHIITAVIGSGVLSLAWATAQLGWVVGPVTLMLFAAITFYTSGLLADCYRTGDALTGKRNYTYMDAVASYLSRPQVWACGVFQYVNLVGTAIGYTITASISAAAINKANCFHKNGRAADCGVYDSMYMVVFGVVQIFFSQVPNFHDLWWLSILAAVMSFTYASIAVGLSLAQTVSGPTGKATLTGTEVGVDVDSAQKIWLAFQALGDIAFAYSYSMILIEIQDTVRSPPAENKTMKKATLVGVSTTTAFYMLCGCLGYAAFGNGAKGNILTGFGFYEPYWLIDFANVCIVVHLVGAYQVFCQPIFAAVEGFAAATWPNAGFITREHRVATGKRLGLNLNLFRLTWRTAFVIVSTLLAILMPFFNDILGFLGAIGFWPLTVYFPVEMYIRQRGIPRYTTRWVALQTLSFLCFLVSLAAAVASIEGVTESLKNYVPFKTKS